A window from Primulina eburnea isolate SZY01 chromosome 2, ASM2296580v1, whole genome shotgun sequence encodes these proteins:
- the LOC140823078 gene encoding alanine--glyoxylate aminotransferase 2 homolog 3, mitochondrial-like produces the protein MIQRILPRPFSGKPSSFLRTATASQSTLAQPLQKDDTILPKMPPFDYTPPPYTGPSAEEILSKRQRYLSPAVFHFYKNPINLVEGKMQYLFDDKGRRYLDAFGGIATVCVGHCHPQVVDAIVNQTNRLQHSTILYLNPAIADFAEALASKFSGDLKVVYFTNSGTEANELALLMARLYTGCHDVISIRNGYHGNAAGTMGATAQSSYKFNVVQSGVHHAQNPDQYRGIFGSDGLKYARDVEEIVTYGTSGHVGAFISEAIQGVGGIMELAPGYLPAVYDTIRKAGGLCIADEVQSGFGRTGSHFWGFEAHGVMPDIVTMAKGIGNGIPLGAVVTTPEIAKVLSYRSYFNTFGGNPVCTAAGLAVLRVIENENLQKNSFVVGSHLKQRLTSLKEKYDIIGDVRGRGLMLGVELVQDRQLKTPAKVEILHIMEQMKEMGVVIGKGGFFGNVFRITPPLCFTKADADFLVDVMDYSLSKL, from the exons ATGATTCAAAGGATCCTCCCAAGGCCGTTTTCGGGAAAACCCTCTTCCTTCCTTCGCACCGCAACTGCTTCACAATCGACTCTAGCTCAACCGCTTCAGAAAGATGACACCATTCTTCCGAAAATGCCCCCGTTCGACTACACTCCCCCTCCTTACACTGGCCCCTCCGCGGAAGAAATACTCAGCAAACGCCAAAGATATCTCAGCCCCGCTGTTTTTCATTTCTACAAAAATCCA ATCAATCTGGTCGAAGGAAAAATGCAATATTTATTTGACGACAAGGGGCGGAGGTATTTGGATGCATTTGGGGGGATCGCCACCGTTTGTGTTGGGCACTGCCACCCGCAAGTGGTGGATGCTATAGTAAATCAGACAAATCGTTTGCAGCATTCCACCATTTTGTACTTGAATCCTGCTATTGCAGATTTTGCTGAGGCACTCGCGTCCAAGTTCAGCGGTGATCTCAAG GTTGTTTACTTCACAAATTCTGGCACTGAGGCGAATGAGCTTGCTTTGCTGATGGCCCGTTTGTACACTGGTTGTCATGATGTCATATCAATAAGGAACGGGTATCATGGCAATGCGGCTGGGACAATGGGAGCCACTGCTCAAAGTAGTTATAAGTTCAACGTTGTCCAG AGTGGAGTCCACCATGCACAGAACCCAGACCAGTACCGAGGCATATTTGGCTCTGATGGACTGAAATATGCAAGAGATGTTGAAGAAATTGTTACTTATGGAACTTCTGGCCATGTTGGTGCATTTATTTCTGAAGCCATTCAG GGCGTGGGTGGAATCATGGAGTTGGCTCCTGGATATTTGCCTGCTGTTTATGACACCATCAGAAAGGCAGGGGGGCTTTGCATAGCCGATGAAGTGCAATCAGGTTTTGGTCGAACTGGCAGCCATTTTTGGGGGTTTGAAGCTCATGGGGTCATGCCTGATATTGTAACCATGGCCAAG GGCATTGGGAATGGAATTCCTCTGGGGGCAGTGGTCACGACTCCGGAAATTGCAAAAGTGTTGAGCTACCGAAGTTATTTCAACACCTTTGGAGGCAATCCTGTATGTACTGCTGCTGGTCTTGCCGTTCTTAGAGTAATAGAAAACGAGAACCTTCAGAAGAATTCCTTTGTAGTCGGATCACATCTGAAGCAACGTCTCACTTCCCTGAAAGAGAAATATGACA TTATTGGAGATGTTAGGGGAAGAGGTTTGATGCTTGGAGTCGAACTCGTGCAGGATCGCCAACTGAAAACTCCTGCCAAGGTTGAGATTCTCCACATAATGGAACAGATGAAAG AGATGGGAGTAGTGATAGGAAAAGGGGGCTTCTTCGGCAATGTGTTCAGGATCACTCCGCCTCTCTGCTTCACCAAGGCAGACGCTG ATTTTCTTGTGGATGTAATGGACTATAGTTTGTCGAAATTGTGA